A single genomic interval of Lathyrus oleraceus cultivar Zhongwan6 chromosome 7, CAAS_Psat_ZW6_1.0, whole genome shotgun sequence harbors:
- the LOC127107438 gene encoding histone H2A.2-like isoform X1, with amino-acid sequence MDASTKVKKGAGGRKGGGSRKKSVTRSVRAGLQFPVGRIGRFLKKGRYAQRVGTGAPVYLAAVLEYLAAEVLELAGNAARDNKKNRISPRHLLLAVRNDDELGKLLAGVTIAHGGVLPNINPVLLPKRTENASSSAKEPKSPKAKKTPKKA; translated from the exons ATGGACGCAAGCACAAAGGTGAAGAAAGGAGCAGGAGGAAGGAAAGGAGGAGGATCGAGGAAGAAATCGGTGACAAGATCTGTCAGAGCCGGACTTCAATTTCCCGTCGGAAGAATCGGCCGTTTTTTGAAGAAAGGCAGATACGCTCAGCGTGTTGGTACAGGTGCTCCTGTATACCTAGCAGCTGTTCTTGAATATCTTGCTGCCGAG GTGCTTGAATTGGCTGGAAATGCAGCACGCGATAACAAGAAAAATAGGATTAGTCCAAGACATTTGTTGTTAGCTGTGAGGAATGATGATGAACTTGGAAAATTACTTGCCGGTGTTACCATTGCTCACGGTGGTGTTCTACCTAACATCAACCCTGTTCTTTTGCCTAAGAGGACTGAAAATGCTTCTTCTTCTGCAAAAGAGCCTAAATCTCCAAAGGCCAAGAAAACTCCTAAGAAAGCTTAG
- the LOC127107438 gene encoding histone H2A.2-like isoform X3 — protein MDASTKVKKGAGGRKGGGPRKKSVTRSVRAGLQFPVGRIGRFLKKGRYAQRVGTGAPVYLAAVLEYLAAEVLELAGNAARDNKKNRISPRHLLLAVRNDEELGKLLAGVTIAHGGVLPNINPVLLPKRTENASSSAKEPKSPKAKKTPKKA, from the exons ATGGACGCAAGCACAAAGGTGAAAAAAGGAGCAGGAGGAAGGAAAGGAGGAGGACCGAGAAAGAAATCGGTGACAAGATCCGTTAGAGCCGGACTCCAATTTCCCGTCGGAAGAATCGGTCGGTTTTTGAAGAAAGGCAGATACGCTCAGCGTGTTGGTACTGGTGCTCCTGTTTACCTAGCAGCTGTTCTTGAATATCTTGCCGCCGAG GTTCTTGAATTGGCTGGAAATGCGGCACGCGATAACAAGAAGAATAGGATTAGTCCAAGACATTTGTTGTTAGCTGTGAGGAATGATGAGGAACTTGGAAAATTACTTGCCGGTGTTACCATTGCTCACGGTGGTGTTCTAC CTAACATCAACCCTGTTCTTTTGCCTAAGAGGACTGAAAATGCTTCTTCTTCTGCAAAAGAGCCTAAATCTCCAAAGGCCAAGAAAACTCCTAAGAAAGCTTAG
- the LOC127107438 gene encoding histone H2A.2-like isoform X2: MDASTKVKKGAGGRKGGGPRKKSVTRSVRAGLQFPVGRIGRFLKKGRYAQRVGTGAPVYLAAVLEYLAAEVLELAGNAARDNKKNRISPRHLLLAVRNDEELGKLLAGVTIAHGGVLPNINPVLLPKRTESASSTAKEPKSPKAKKTPKKA; this comes from the exons ATGGACGCAAGCACAAAGGTGAAAAAAGGAGCAGGAGGAAGGAAAGGAGGAGGACCGAGAAAGAAATCGGTGACAAGATCCGTTAGAGCCGGACTCCAATTTCCCGTCGGAAGAATCGGTCGGTTTTTGAAGAAAGGCAGATACGCTCAGCGTGTTGGTACTGGTGCTCCTGTTTACCTAGCAGCTGTTCTTGAATATCTTGCCGCCGAG GTTCTTGAATTGGCTGGAAATGCGGCACGCGATAACAAGAAGAATAGGATTAGTCCAAGACATTTGTTGTTAGCTGTGAGGAATGATGAGGAACTTGGAAAATTACTTGCCGGTGTTACCATTGCTCACGGTGGTGTTCTACCTAACATCAACCCTGTTCTTTTGCCTAAGAGGACTGAAAGTGCTTCTTCTACTGCAAAGGAGCCTAAATCTCCAAAGGCCAAGAAAACTCCTAAGAAAGCTTAG